ACGATACAAAATCACTTCTACAAGAATTCTCTAAGTAACCttaatgccacgccccccttaGCACCAGCACAACTCCTCagggggggcgtggcaccgaCTAAATCGAAAtacttttgttgtttgttttgctgaTATCCCCCTATGGGGTTTTAagatatggatatggatatatatatatatagatatatatatgagGGATCGGAGCGGATCGGATCAGTTTGGATCGGTGGAGGTAGAGGACGGGGCGGGATAGGATAACCAGGGGGCGAGGCGGGAGGTTTCGGAGTCCTAGAAAACTTTGGTTAGCCCTAAAATTAGTTAAAAACTTAACTTAGACATCCCTGTGCTTAGAAGAGTTTCATTACAGACTACGTTAAATTAGATGAGCTGCACACACTAGCTGCAACTCAGTGACCGCTGCTGAACTCGGCGTGGAATTCGATGATGCTCACATAGGTGCCAGCCACGAAACCCACCACGCCGAACAGTATCAGTCCGGAGTTCTTCCACAGCCGCCAGTTGAAGCGCCCGTATCCAGGATCCTCGTGGTACACGGCCAGCTCAATGGTCGCTGGAACGATCATGCCCAGCGTACTCAGGCACACTGCTCCAATCAGCGAGATGAAGGGTCCCAAATTGGGCAGAGCCACTGCGATGCCGCCGCACAGGAGCTGGAGGGGAATAGGGTTTCAGTTAGAAACTAGTTTGATTAGATGGGAAATTGTTTGATCCACTTACCACCAGGAAGACACGAAGTCCGTATTCACTGATGTTCTGCTTCTCCGGCCGGATCTTGTGCTCCAGACCCTTCCACAAAATCGTGACGGGCACGTAGAACTGCAGCGTGAAGGTGAAGaagatggcgatggcaatcATCAACTTGACAGACTGAGCCAATCTGAAAAGCAAAGATAAACGGAGTAAATAGAACAGATCTTCAAATCTGGGAATGCAAATAACTCACTTGTCCTCCAGCGGCAGATTCAGCGTAATGCTGGCCTCGGTTTCTGGGCCGTACTTCAGGAAGCCAAAGAATCCAACCAGAGTGTAGAGGGCAATCACCAGACCCATGCCCAGGTTCAGCACAGATGGGCAGCCGATGAAGTGGCTGGGGTTCTTCATGTCGTTCTCCAGGGACATGACTACACCGATTCCCTCCAACGCAAAGATCACGGTGCCGAAGAAGAGTGGCCATTCGGATACACTCACAATTCCAGGTCGTTCCACGGGTGCCGGAATATCGGAGAACATGTAGATGAAGGTGATCACGATGCCCACGAACATCAGGATGTTGGCAATCATCGAGAAGGGCGTGAGGAACTTCAGGTTGCGCACCAGGCACATCAAGATCAGCGGTGCCGTCACGATCATGATCCAAACTCTAATGCTCAGCTCCGTTTCCATGTACACCCGGACGACCTGCTCCACATTGGTGGCCACGAACACCAGATagatgcagcagcaaccgaGCAAATCGATAACCAGAAACGTATTGACCATGAAACGGATGAAGCGTGACCAGCGATTCAGGGCAGGTGGTCCGTCGAGGAAGGCCTGCTCCGCCACATCGGCGAATCCCATCATCGGGATCTTGCGCCGGCGGCACAGGATGTGGGCGCACTTGACCAGGATGTGGACGCAGTAGGTGCACAGGGTGCCCACCGCGAAGGTGGCCACCAATCCGAACCACAATCCAGCGTGGGAGAAGGCCATGGGCATGGCCAATATGCCGGAGCCCAGCGAGCCCTTCAGCAAGTGCACAAAAGTCTCGAGATCCCTGGAAAAATTGTGATTAATTAGTTGCagtatttattaaaatagttaaatgtaaattataatCAACAAAATTAACCTGCTTCTTAAActgatttttattcaaaattaaaccaaaaaggGAACACAACTTTCGATTTTTAAAGTGCGTATCCAAATAGGAATTATGACTACTTAATTCAGTTATAAGATTATTTAtgactattattattatttattattattttcaatattttccatcTAATAAGATATTACTTGTTAGGTGAAATGGACACAAAGAGATACAAAGAGTATACGCTCTTATTATCTAAAGACAgatatttacttaaataaatatatatacatagattACTTTTTCGTTGCCAAAAAACTATTTGGATCAAATTATTGTATGCATGATGGCGTGATGCGCTGCTGCACTTCTGATTGTGGTGGAAATGAGGGAAATTAGGGATTTTCCCGCAAGCCACATCTATGACGTAGTTATCCAATTAATCACTCATCTGCATACTTTAAAGTATAACGTATCAAATATTTCCTTATATTTTGGTTAATAATTATTCTAGTGAGCTGTTGAGAAAACTGCAGTTCTCGGCATTTTGCTCTCACGCAAttgcaaatggcaaattgcAAGGCCTGGCGGATGCGTTTTTCTCTATCGAATGAAAATGCGGAGGGTGGAAGGCTGGGTGGATTCCTCATTCCACTTGCTAAACGAGTCGAGCAAAACATTTGTCGGCGCTTTCGTTTTATTAGCTCGTTCGTCCGAGATTTTCATCTGCgattttacttatttttagtTTGGAAAAAGTAGTTTGCCAAAAATGTCCAAGGCCAATgtcagttgcagttgcatttccGTTCTTTTCGCTTTAGATCGatgcaaagtcaaagtcaTCAGATCGGTTAAAGGTCAATGACGCGGTTGGTGGTTTATAATTAAGGGGTTTAGTCATTGAGCACTTAATGGCTTGGATCAGCTGCTTATCGGGGGTGCCAACAAAAATCGTGTACCTTTTAGGTTCTAAATACTAGGTATGGCCTGATATTACAGCACATATTGTAGCTGCCAGCAGAACTTTAGAATAAAACACTTTAATCTATCAGATATCACAAATATCTTTGAACAAAGTATGTTGCTAAAGGTCTTTACTCTCGAGTatgttatattttaaaatctataaaatatatgatatTTAGAAACATGAATGTCTGTTTAACATTCAAGTAATAGCTTTAACAACTGTTGGATCCTATTACGGAgaaaactataaactataaactataacctataaaactataaaactataaaactataaaactataaaactataaaactataaaactataaactataaattcttataaattactttttagaAACTAAAAGCTCTTAATATTGATATACACAGAGTACTTACGATGTGGGATGCTCCACCTTGCGGTGCTCGAACGGATTGTAGTTGCCATCCTCGGAGTCGTCCCCTTTTTTCCGAGTGATTACCAACGGAAGCGTGGATCCCGCCGCCTGCTGGACGGGTACGTCGGCCATGTCCGAGCGGATGAACCTGTCCGAGGAGGAGTACATTTCAAACATGGTCGTGGAGGACTCGTTGTCGATGTTCTTGTACATCGCGATCGAGTTTCTATAGCCGCAACGCAATGGAAATCGGATTCAAAGACAACGTGGCCGATGGCTGTGGCATCGACCAGACGAATGAATCCAATCGTCCCGGCCGTAGAATCTCGATCAGCAATGGGATCTACTCTCGAAAAAGTGGAATAGTCGGAAACAAGAGGTGTGATACTCACTTGGGTTGCCCGCCTTTGCCGCCTTTGGGCTTCTCGTTTTCTCCGTAGCCCGCAGCGACCGTCGGGATTTTCTGCAACGAGAGGAAAAGCGGCCAGaaggaaaagccaaaagtGAGTACGGATCGTGAAAAGCGTATAGGAAAATCatagagagcgagagagctgCCATTTTCGATCAGCAGCCAAAGTTATGTAAAAGCTCTTCGCAGCTGCAGTGCGCAAAAAGGGGGAACCAATGAATTGTGGCCCAAAAGCggaaagcaaaagaaaaaaactaagGCAAAAACAAGATCAATGAACAAGTTCAATGCAGTTTTATGACACAAACGAAATAGATAATCTATTGCTTTAACTACGGAATCAGATTGTAACAGGTGGCGTATGCGCGATATTTAGGCTTTGGCTGATTTAGCACGGTTCGTTGACTTTGCCACCTGCTGGTCCAACGAGGTGGTCATGACGCCGGATCCGCTGCTGGCCACCGGTGGCGGTCCGCCTCGTTTCAAGGACATCTTCAGCTTATGGCGTGCTAGGGCTGCGCCCGAAAGATGCTGCTTTCGACCCGAACCGCTACCGGAACCGGAAATGCTGCCCGTGGAGCCACCGAAGCTGGAGAGGCTCAAACTCTGTCCCTTCTCCGTCAGCTGCTCGCGGcgcggcggcagcggcggcttTCCCGCGGGGGCGTTCAGCTTGAGGTCCTCCAAGGTCAGGCTGCAGGATGGACGATCTGTTCCAGTTGGCCAGTGGGCGGTggttgtatgtgtgtgtgtgtgtgtgggtgggtgcgAGTCGCGGGAGAAATCTCAGCGCGTGACTCGAGCAAATGGCGACAAGCAACTGAATCAAGGCGGCCAGCCAGCGATGCAATGACGGCGACAAACAAAACACCGCCCCATCGCCACACCACCGTCAAAAACGGCAAATCCCAACCAGACCAACCAACTAACCCAAGCAGCCACCCACCTTTCAGTGGATTCTCTCTATAAATGCTCTTGAGTGGGATCATACAATCGAGTATTCCCAGACAGCCAACAAGTTCacaatttgcattattttcctTAGTTTTTGGGTGCAGTCGCCTGTCGCATGACGTCACAGCATAATTAAATGCCCCTCTCTTTCACACGTGACCGCAGTGCGAAAAATCGTGGATATTCAGCGGGTCGAGGGTGaaagggtttttttttaaataaatcgtTTTTCAGCGCTTTCAAAATAAAACGTCCGCTTGGCAAGCGGTGAAACTAATGAGGAAACTGCGAATTTGTGCAACAAATACGTGCTAAGAGGcacagaaaaaataagaacaaaacaaagcatttGCTTAATTGTCCACTTAATAGAAAACGCGACTTGACAAAGGcgttttacttattttaaattttgcaattcaaattaaatataagCGCCACCTGGGGGATGTTAGCAGAAGCTCAGGCACTGTGTCTGTTAACTTACAGACTGGTAACGGAGGCATGGTAACATATAGCGGTTAACAGTAATCGGGTAACATCGCGCCTAAAGATCAAAATGTTGAGTGTCATGTAAAATGTACAGGGCATGTAAATAATGTTGCAGAAAGTAAAATAGTTTGTAAGTAAACTTtctaaaattcaaaaattatcGTTATTATTGGGATAAATTcacaataataaaactaaGCGTTTACAGAATTTTATAACTACAAAAATTAACCGAAAAACCTTTTTTATATTGAGCTAATTTaatataatgttttgaatACACATATATTAAATCCGTATTTAATTCTGTAAATTTCCTTTTCCTTCgaaaaatttattataattccaGTTAATGAAGCATAAATACCACCAAACTTCAACCACAAAACGTGAATATTTCAAGCATTTTGGAACTTTACTGCGCTCATTCATGCTTGATTGATTACCGCCCGCCGAGACTCAAAAATTGCCCAAACAAGAATTCAAGATTTTTTCAACAGAAATTTGCTAAGAATGCTTACAAGCAGCCTCTTTCCGCTTCGCAAAACATTCAGCCCATATAACTCGCTGAAAATCGAGTGCGCaaatgcaaaggcaaacaaaaatgcgGTGTGCGGAATACTGAAAGTTCGAACTTGAAATAGATAGCAAAATAATTAGACAGCTGCAGTGCCAACTAATTGCGACAAAGCgccattcagtcagtcagtcactcagtcagtcagttacTCAGTCTCTCAGTCGCAAGCATTGTACATTACGTTAATGTTCAGTTTTACCGACTACAGACAGCAAAAAGTAGTTCTATAGGTAACAAGCTGGATTTTGAATATCTGAATATCCAAATAATCCAAATCCAAAAATATCCAAATCTGCCTAAGTGACTTaataaagaatttaaaaaaataaaaaatataaaagagTGATTATAGTATATAGTTATAATTTGAGTTACTAAATCTTTGAACATCAAAGCTATTCCTTTTGTCTCATTGAAAGGGagaatttataaaattcaaaaCCCCTTTTGATTGTAAGATAAGATGATACAAATAGATCTGTAAAAATCGTGCTAGCAAAGTTATAAGTAAACTAACTAACTATTTACTATTTCAAGTTACTAGACTTATTTTTAGACTGCATCGATAGTGGACCGAAAATCGCTTATTGCGTTGCACTTTTTATTGCATTCTAATAACGTGAGTTTGGCGAACTGccgcaaaaataaacagaaacgTGTCCATGGCAAAAAAACGTAAACATAGTTGGTTGGTTGGGGATGAGTTACTTTTGGGGGCCAAAGAAGGGGGGAGAAGGTGGGAGCTGCCCCAAAAGCACGACACGTGTCACTGCATCGACTCAAGTTCAGcaaagtatatacatacatatatatataaatggaGCCAAGTGTAGTTAACATTGCAAAGTGTGTGACGAATGGGCgcagaaataagaaataaggGGCGCTGAATCGATAATGAGCGATTGATAAGAGTGCGGGCCAATACAGTAGAGCTACTCTCCTCCCCATTTCTATTAACACTTTTCCATAAATTTCGTCATACACGCAACTCAAGTGTTATGCAgtttaaattacatttcatttgcatttaaataaaacccCAAACCATATAAGCTCAAGTCGAGTGGGCTGACAATAAAATTAGCCTTATAGACGCCCATAAAGCTCCACCCGCCACAAAATTTCGCACGCAACAAGATAATGCCCCAAAATACCCACATATAATATGTGGTATCGTATCGATACAGCACTTTGCATTGCCGCCCAACACGAAATGCTTTGGTTGTTATCTTTGTCAATTAGCCACAGACAAATAATGCAATCATGAATGTTCTGCGAATGTTTGGCTTATTTAATAATAGATAATAGTGATTTCTGGAACTGCGCAAAACACTTGTGTCACCTGAATAGTTTGTATTCCAACTAAATAATACAAAAGAAGGGAATAACTCAAGCAATCAGCGCCACAGTCGAACTGCATCAGTCACTGTCATTCAGCAAAAGGCGTTCAATTTACGGCAGGTATTTCCCGATTTCCACGCTGCTCCCACAGGTAATGATAACGATAGGGAAGCCTATTAATTAGGCTCCTCTTATCTCAGTAGAGAATCTCAGTAGCTTTACAACCTCTCAATTCCTCACTTGTAAGACCGCCGAGATTGGCTGACTAATCCGTGGAGGGTGACGCCTTCTTCCGGACATGATAACTTGCAGTTTTTCTACAAAAGGCTGCAAATgcaagtggagtggagtgagTGGAGCCAAGAAAAATGCCGCATTCTGAGGCGTACGGGAATGCCGTGTGCTTTCCTAATTAAAATGGGAAATGTCAATAGTTTGGGATTTAATAGCGAATGGCCCCAAACGAACTCCAAATGCTGCCCCCACTTGGCGTGCCATTGAACTTATGTAAgcgaaaagtggaaaaaatggaaaagtggcTGGGGAAACAGAACTGAGCACTGAGAATTGAGAACCGAAACAGAGAAACGGCAATAAAACGAAACTGAAAACGGCAAACGACAACAAATTGCAGTGGAAAATTTTGTGTATATTTGTTAGCAAAATGCgaagcacaaaaaaaagtgcaTTGTGCAGTATGCAGTATGCAGTTTGTAGtatgcagtttgcagtttgcagttcacagtttgcagtttgcagtttacAATTCGTAGTAAGCAAACGGCGAAAATAAAAGCGCTGAATTTGACAGCACGGGGAATTCACGTGGTCGAGGGTTCAGTTCCCCTGAAAATGTCACTCAGAGATCCATTTATATCCCCACTTTTTCTGCGAAATGGGTAACTCCCCCGGATTGCAACCATGGCGCCCGCAATTTGTCACATTTGCCGATAAGAAATGATATGTGGGTCATCGTATGCAGGGATCTCAAGGAATCACGAGTTGAATGAGTTCAGTAGATACAATTGTATCTCGTAAATTGAAAGCCTTTCGTTTCATGACATTTCCAATTAAGTTGGGCACTTGAAAAAGTGTGCAATGCACAAAAGAGTAGAATAAATTAGTGTCTTTTGCAAGTACATAAATTAtgattttttacattt
This portion of the Drosophila santomea strain STO CAGO 1482 chromosome 3L, Prin_Dsan_1.1, whole genome shotgun sequence genome encodes:
- the LOC120449542 gene encoding proton-coupled amino acid transporter-like protein CG1139 isoform X2; translated protein: MTLAVISGSGAACDTKIPTVAAGYGENEKPKGGKGGQPKFIRSDMADVPVQQAAGSTLPLVITRKKGDDSEDGNYNPFEHRKVEHPTSDLETFVHLLKGSLGSGILAMPMAFSHAGLWFGLVATFAVGTLCTYCVHILVKCAHILCRRRKIPMMGFADVAEQAFLDGPPALNRWSRFIRFMVNTFLVIDLLGCCCIYLVFVATNVEQVVRVYMETELSIRVWIMIVTAPLILMCLVRNLKFLTPFSMIANILMFVGIVITFIYMFSDIPAPVERPGIVSVSEWPLFFGTVIFALEGIGVVMSLENDMKNPSHFIGCPSVLNLGMGLVIALYTLVGFFGFLKYGPETEASITLNLPLEDKLAQSVKLMIAIAIFFTFTLQFYVPVTILWKGLEHKIRPEKQNISEYGLRVFLVLLCGGIAVALPNLGPFISLIGAVCLSTLGMIVPATIELAVYHEDPGYGRFNWRLWKNSGLILFGVVGFVAGTYVSIIEFHAEFSSGH
- the LOC120449542 gene encoding proton-coupled amino acid transporter-like protein CG1139 isoform X1 gives rise to the protein MSFHKSDSRTPLAPTEYTKIPTVAAGYGENEKPKGGKGGQPKFIRSDMADVPVQQAAGSTLPLVITRKKGDDSEDGNYNPFEHRKVEHPTSDLETFVHLLKGSLGSGILAMPMAFSHAGLWFGLVATFAVGTLCTYCVHILVKCAHILCRRRKIPMMGFADVAEQAFLDGPPALNRWSRFIRFMVNTFLVIDLLGCCCIYLVFVATNVEQVVRVYMETELSIRVWIMIVTAPLILMCLVRNLKFLTPFSMIANILMFVGIVITFIYMFSDIPAPVERPGIVSVSEWPLFFGTVIFALEGIGVVMSLENDMKNPSHFIGCPSVLNLGMGLVIALYTLVGFFGFLKYGPETEASITLNLPLEDKLAQSVKLMIAIAIFFTFTLQFYVPVTILWKGLEHKIRPEKQNISEYGLRVFLVLLCGGIAVALPNLGPFISLIGAVCLSTLGMIVPATIELAVYHEDPGYGRFNWRLWKNSGLILFGVVGFVAGTYVSIIEFHAEFSSGH
- the LOC120449542 gene encoding proton-coupled amino acid transporter-like protein CG1139 isoform X3 codes for the protein MSLKRGGPPPVASSGSGVMTTSLDQQKIPTVAAGYGENEKPKGGKGGQPKFIRSDMADVPVQQAAGSTLPLVITRKKGDDSEDGNYNPFEHRKVEHPTSDLETFVHLLKGSLGSGILAMPMAFSHAGLWFGLVATFAVGTLCTYCVHILVKCAHILCRRRKIPMMGFADVAEQAFLDGPPALNRWSRFIRFMVNTFLVIDLLGCCCIYLVFVATNVEQVVRVYMETELSIRVWIMIVTAPLILMCLVRNLKFLTPFSMIANILMFVGIVITFIYMFSDIPAPVERPGIVSVSEWPLFFGTVIFALEGIGVVMSLENDMKNPSHFIGCPSVLNLGMGLVIALYTLVGFFGFLKYGPETEASITLNLPLEDKLAQSVKLMIAIAIFFTFTLQFYVPVTILWKGLEHKIRPEKQNISEYGLRVFLVLLCGGIAVALPNLGPFISLIGAVCLSTLGMIVPATIELAVYHEDPGYGRFNWRLWKNSGLILFGVVGFVAGTYVSIIEFHAEFSSGH